From a single Lactococcus carnosus genomic region:
- the rarD gene encoding EamA family transporter RarD: protein MKKGLLLAVGSYVSWGFLSLFWKLLGNVDSYDVFSYRILSTMLTMVVYFFVFGKVGKLKTEVVQLVANKKELVSMIAASFLISINWIVYIYAIAHHQATAASLGYYINPLFSVLLAVVLLKETLDNYTKISLFLAVSGVVILAVQGGHVPVISLILPLSFGTYGFIKKNVVLSSDVAMLIETLVITPFILVYLFFFAKHSLLDYNANQLGLLLISGIITAIPLLLFSEALKRAPLNVVGFVQYLNPTIQLAIAIFLFHEPFKFENLYGFLAIWLAIIVFIIGQIIVIKKTRNMIK from the coding sequence ATGAAAAAAGGACTATTATTAGCAGTGGGATCCTATGTTTCGTGGGGATTTCTATCTTTATTTTGGAAATTATTAGGAAATGTTGATTCCTATGACGTCTTTTCTTATAGAATTCTATCGACCATGCTAACGATGGTGGTCTATTTTTTTGTCTTTGGTAAAGTCGGTAAATTAAAGACAGAAGTTGTACAACTTGTTGCGAATAAAAAAGAGCTTGTTAGTATGATAGCAGCAAGCTTTCTCATCTCGATCAACTGGATTGTTTATATCTATGCTATCGCGCACCATCAAGCTACAGCAGCAAGTCTTGGTTACTATATTAATCCCTTATTTTCTGTACTCCTAGCTGTTGTATTATTAAAAGAAACACTTGATAACTATACTAAAATCTCCTTATTTTTAGCAGTGAGTGGCGTAGTCATCCTCGCTGTCCAGGGAGGGCATGTACCGGTTATATCTTTAATCTTACCTTTATCATTTGGGACATATGGCTTTATCAAGAAAAATGTTGTCCTATCAAGTGATGTTGCCATGCTCATCGAAACGCTTGTAATCACACCTTTTATTCTGGTCTATCTCTTCTTTTTTGCCAAACATAGCTTGCTAGACTATAATGCAAACCAACTAGGTCTGTTATTAATTTCAGGGATTATTACGGCTATTCCTTTATTGTTGTTTTCAGAAGCCTTAAAAAGGGCACCACTGAATGTCGTTGGTTTTGTGCAATATCTCAATCCGACGATTCAGCTAGCGATTGCTATCTTTCTTTTTCATGAACCCTTTAAATTCGAGAATTTATATGGTTTCCTTGCCATCTGGTTGGCCATCATCGTCTTTATCATCGGTCAGATTATAGTGATCAAAAAAACCAGAAATATGATAAAATAG
- the murB gene encoding UDP-N-acetylmuramate dehydrogenase — protein MLTKLEINEKLPDIEIKYDEKLANYTYTKVGGAADFLAFPTDKKQLQAIVRLANATQTPFIVLGNASNLIVRDGGIRGLVILLERMDAVRANGYVIEAQAGANLIKTTQLALANSLTGFEFACGIPGSIGGAVFMNAGAYGGEVANILSSVQVMDHTGEFSVISVEDLQFGYRKSLLQSEHYIAISAKFSLSAGDHQLIKAEMDRLTHLRELKQPLEYPSCGSVFKRPVGYFAGQLIQDANLQGHQIGGVQVSKKHAGFMVNLGHGTAKDYEALIADVIAQVEQASGVRLEPEVRILGEETRDA, from the coding sequence ATGTTAACTAAACTAGAAATAAATGAAAAATTACCTGATATTGAGATAAAATATGATGAGAAACTGGCTAACTATACCTATACAAAGGTAGGTGGGGCTGCTGATTTTCTAGCCTTTCCAACGGACAAAAAACAGTTACAAGCAATCGTAAGGCTTGCAAATGCGACACAGACCCCTTTTATTGTACTTGGTAATGCCAGTAATCTCATCGTTCGAGATGGTGGGATACGTGGGCTTGTCATCTTACTTGAGCGGATGGATGCTGTCCGGGCAAACGGCTATGTCATCGAAGCACAAGCCGGTGCGAATTTGATTAAGACAACCCAATTAGCCTTAGCCAATTCTTTGACTGGCTTTGAATTTGCCTGTGGTATTCCAGGGTCTATCGGTGGTGCAGTCTTTATGAATGCTGGTGCTTACGGTGGTGAAGTGGCTAATATCTTGTCTAGTGTCCAGGTCATGGATCATACAGGAGAATTTTCTGTCATCAGTGTAGAAGACTTGCAGTTTGGTTATCGTAAATCTCTTTTACAGAGCGAGCATTACATCGCCATATCTGCCAAGTTCTCCCTATCAGCTGGCGATCATCAGCTGATAAAAGCTGAGATGGATCGCTTGACTCATCTACGCGAGTTAAAGCAGCCATTGGAATATCCAAGCTGTGGATCAGTCTTTAAGCGACCTGTCGGCTATTTTGCTGGCCAATTAATCCAGGATGCAAACTTGCAAGGACATCAAATCGGTGGCGTACAAGTGTCTAAAAAACATGCTGGCTTTATGGTTAATTTAGGCCATGGTACGGCAAAAGACTACGAAGCCTTGATTGCTGATGTGATTGCACAAGTTGAACAAGCCTCTGGTGTTAGATTAGAGCCAGAAGTTAGAATATTAGGAGAAGAGACTCGTGACGCATAA
- a CDS encoding ABC transporter ATP-binding protein, producing the protein MTHKPIIKFENVSKSFDDNGELILKDINFELESGKFYTLLGASGSGKSTILNIIAGLTDATSGDIYLDGERINDVPINKRDVHTVFQNYALLPHKNVFDNIAFPLKIRKIDKHEIEKRVMEALKLVRLTGFEHRRIQKLSGGQKQRVAIARAIINQPKVVLLDEPLSALDLKLRTEMQYELRALQQKLGITFIFVTHDQEEALAMSDWIFIINEGEIIQSGTPVDIYDEPINRFVATFIGESNIVKGIMLSDYLVEFNGKKFESVDGGMRQNEAVDVVIRPEDLRLTLPDEGKLLVRVKTQLFRGVHYEIIATDDLGQEWMIHSTRQAIVGEVIGLDFDPEDIHIMRLNETEEDFDARIEEYVEEETIEAGLINAIEEEMVVDGTKD; encoded by the coding sequence GTGACGCATAAACCAATCATAAAATTTGAAAATGTGTCAAAGTCGTTTGATGATAATGGGGAGTTAATCCTAAAAGACATCAATTTTGAACTTGAAAGCGGCAAGTTTTATACGCTACTCGGTGCTTCGGGCTCTGGGAAATCAACGATTCTAAATATCATTGCTGGTCTGACTGATGCGACGAGTGGTGATATCTACCTCGATGGTGAGCGAATAAATGATGTGCCGATTAATAAACGAGATGTCCATACAGTCTTTCAAAACTATGCACTTTTACCACATAAAAACGTCTTTGATAATATCGCCTTTCCACTCAAAATACGCAAGATCGATAAGCATGAAATCGAAAAGCGTGTCATGGAAGCACTAAAACTAGTTCGGCTAACAGGATTTGAACATCGACGGATTCAAAAATTATCCGGTGGTCAAAAACAACGGGTGGCCATTGCCAGAGCAATCATCAACCAACCTAAGGTGGTCTTACTAGATGAACCTTTAAGTGCACTTGACTTAAAATTGCGAACAGAGATGCAATATGAGCTGCGTGCCCTACAACAAAAACTAGGGATTACTTTTATATTTGTTACACATGATCAAGAAGAAGCACTTGCCATGAGTGACTGGATTTTCATCATTAATGAAGGTGAAATCATCCAATCTGGTACACCAGTCGATATCTATGATGAACCGATTAACCGCTTTGTCGCGACCTTTATCGGGGAATCAAATATCGTTAAAGGCATCATGCTGAGTGACTATTTAGTCGAGTTTAATGGCAAAAAGTTTGAGTCAGTCGATGGTGGTATGAGACAAAATGAAGCCGTTGATGTTGTCATACGACCTGAAGATTTACGCCTAACGTTACCAGATGAAGGTAAGCTACTTGTTCGCGTTAAAACCCAGCTATTTCGTGGTGTGCATTATGAAATCATCGCTACAGACGACTTAGGGCAAGAGTGGATGATCCACTCGACACGTCAAGCCATTGTTGGTGAAGTCATCGGACTTGACTTTGATCCAGAAGATATTCATATCATGCGTCTGAATGAGACAGAAGAAGATTTTGATGCGCGGATCGAAGAATATGTAGAAGAAGAAACGATTGAGGCTGGCCTCATCAACGCAATAGAAGAGGAGATGGTAGTCGATGGTACAAAAGACTAG
- a CDS encoding ABC transporter permease produces MTKKVYLSALPYCLWLFLFVLAPIALLVYKSFFDIHNQLTLANYATYFTSWTYLKMSLNSVIYATIISFVTLVISYPAAYFLTKLKHKQLWLMLIILPTWINLLLKAYAFIGIFGKSGAVNQFLSFFGIGSQQLLFTDFAFIFVASYIEIPFMILPIFNAIDDIDQNLVKAGYDLGATRLQNFTQIIFPLSMNGVRSGVQAVFIPSLSLFMLTRLIGGNRVITLGTAIEEHFLVTQNWGMGATIGMVLIVTMFIVMFLTRKRGDKS; encoded by the coding sequence ATGACTAAGAAAGTTTATTTATCTGCTTTACCCTACTGTCTCTGGCTCTTTTTATTTGTTTTAGCGCCAATCGCTTTGTTGGTTTATAAATCATTTTTTGATATTCATAATCAACTGACACTAGCAAATTATGCAACCTATTTTACCAGCTGGACGTATTTGAAGATGTCACTTAATTCAGTGATTTATGCGACGATCATCTCATTTGTGACACTGGTCATTAGTTATCCAGCAGCTTACTTTTTAACAAAACTCAAACATAAGCAACTTTGGTTGATGTTGATTATCTTGCCGACTTGGATTAATCTCTTACTGAAAGCCTATGCCTTCATCGGTATTTTTGGTAAATCAGGTGCGGTCAATCAATTTCTATCTTTCTTTGGTATCGGTAGCCAACAATTGCTGTTTACAGATTTTGCCTTCATCTTTGTTGCCTCATATATTGAGATACCTTTTATGATTTTACCCATATTTAATGCCATAGATGATATCGATCAGAACCTGGTTAAAGCAGGCTATGATTTGGGCGCAACACGGCTTCAAAATTTCACCCAAATTATTTTTCCACTGTCAATGAATGGGGTGAGATCTGGTGTGCAGGCTGTCTTTATTCCCAGTCTAAGCTTATTCATGTTGACGCGACTCATCGGGGGTAATCGTGTGATTACGCTTGGTACTGCCATAGAAGAACATTTTCTAGTCACGCAAAACTGGGGAATGGGAGCAACGATCGGCATGGTATTGATTGTGACGATGTTTATCGTCATGTTCTTAACTCGCAAGAGGGGAGATAAATCATGA
- a CDS encoding ABC transporter permease, with protein sequence MKRQFKFEKVYLIFVFALLYLPIFYLIFYAFNKNGNMNAFTGFTLTYFKALFADSRLILIVVQTFFLAFLSALLATIIGTFGTIYIHQTKARRQNTLLVLNSVLLVSPDVMIGASFLILMTSVGFKLGFASVLLAHIAFSIPIVVLMVLPRLQEMDQDMVNAAYDLGASQRQTLREVILPFLTPGVIAGFFMAFTYSLDDFAVTFFVTGNGFSTLSVEIYSRARHGISLEINALSALVFMLSILLVIGYYMIMRSSDEK encoded by the coding sequence ATGAAACGACAGTTTAAATTTGAAAAGGTCTATCTGATTTTTGTCTTTGCCTTGCTCTATCTGCCAATCTTTTATTTGATTTTCTATGCTTTTAACAAGAATGGCAATATGAACGCCTTTACTGGCTTCACCTTAACCTATTTTAAGGCCTTATTTGCTGACAGTCGGTTGATCTTGATCGTTGTGCAAACCTTCTTCCTTGCCTTTTTGTCAGCCTTATTAGCGACAATTATCGGGACTTTTGGTACGATTTATATCCACCAGACCAAGGCAAGACGTCAAAATACCTTATTAGTTTTAAATAGTGTGTTATTAGTTTCACCAGATGTTATGATTGGGGCTAGTTTCCTGATCTTGATGACATCAGTTGGCTTTAAACTGGGGTTTGCATCGGTCTTGTTAGCACATATTGCCTTCTCAATTCCTATCGTTGTGTTGATGGTTTTACCTAGACTTCAAGAAATGGATCAGGACATGGTAAATGCGGCTTATGACTTAGGGGCTAGCCAGCGTCAAACACTGAGAGAAGTCATTCTACCCTTTTTGACACCAGGTGTCATCGCTGGTTTCTTTATGGCTTTTACCTACTCCCTGGATGATTTTGCGGTTACCTTTTTCGTAACAGGAAATGGCTTTTCTACTTTGTCAGTCGAAATCTACTCAAGAGCACGTCATGGCATCTCGCTAGAAATCAATGCACTATCAGCTCTCGTGTTTATGCTTTCAATTTTGCTTGTAATCGGGTATTATATGATTATGAGGAGTTCAGATGAAAAATAA
- a CDS encoding TPM domain-containing protein, translated as MKNNFTRKIILITVMILAFGGLLAFFSQSGKGLGKDPIPKLTWQANTHVYDKAKMLSESTKNSLNQSLGELDNRKTTQFIVLTVDSLGGQSIETYANTVFSKTGIGDKASDNGLLMLIAKDEKKVWVEVGQGLEGDLNDGKVGRILDDNFVPYRSIGDYDTAVLKTTAALTGVLTGTTPAVDTPAHNESNDAPERQKRANNNPIGGLILFGIIIAVVLGLIVTGHGDILLWILMLFFNNRGGGSGGGYGGGSSGGGGFGGGSSSGGGAGR; from the coding sequence ATGAAAAATAATTTTACTAGAAAAATAATCCTGATTACGGTTATGATCCTCGCTTTCGGTGGCCTACTTGCTTTTTTTAGTCAATCAGGTAAAGGTCTAGGTAAAGATCCGATTCCCAAACTGACTTGGCAAGCCAATACGCATGTCTATGACAAGGCTAAGATGCTAAGTGAGTCGACTAAAAACAGCTTAAATCAGTCCCTAGGTGAGTTAGATAATCGTAAAACGACACAATTTATTGTGTTGACGGTCGACTCCCTGGGCGGCCAATCGATAGAAACCTATGCCAATACTGTATTTAGTAAAACAGGAATCGGTGACAAGGCAAGTGATAATGGCCTACTGATGCTGATTGCTAAAGATGAAAAGAAGGTTTGGGTTGAAGTTGGTCAAGGGCTTGAAGGTGACCTCAACGATGGTAAAGTAGGTCGTATCCTAGATGATAATTTTGTCCCCTATCGTAGTATAGGGGATTATGATACGGCTGTCCTGAAAACGACTGCCGCCCTCACAGGCGTCTTAACAGGCACCACACCGGCGGTAGATACACCAGCTCATAATGAAAGCAATGATGCACCAGAACGCCAAAAACGCGCCAATAACAACCCAATCGGTGGCCTGATCTTATTTGGTATCATTATCGCTGTGGTCCTTGGCCTCATCGTCACTGGCCATGGGGATATCTTACTTTGGATTTTGATGTTGTTCTTCAATAATCGTGGCGGCGGTTCAGGTGGTGGTTACGGTGGCGGCTCATCTGGCGGCGGCGGTTTTGGCGGCGGGTCATCATCAGGTGGTGGTGCCGGTCGATAG
- a CDS encoding LemA family protein yields MEFIKKNSIVVGIIGVLVVIIIAFFSIGNGIVKEQNSVDSAFADIDTQLQRRNDLIPNLVSTVKGYAAHEEKIFTAISTAQSAMTKAETVTDKAAANDQVSSALNGLLRLQVSYPDIKADKQFTQLADELAGTENRIAVARTRYNDVVKTYNNKVTLFPTSIVAGMRGATKKDFFKASESAKNTPSVDFGNDKK; encoded by the coding sequence ATGGAATTTATCAAGAAGAATAGTATTGTTGTCGGTATCATCGGTGTATTGGTTGTCATCATCATTGCCTTTTTCTCAATCGGCAACGGGATTGTTAAAGAACAAAACAGTGTTGATTCTGCATTTGCGGATATCGATACACAACTCCAACGTCGTAATGATTTGATACCAAACTTAGTATCGACTGTCAAAGGCTATGCGGCACATGAAGAAAAGATTTTTACAGCCATTTCGACTGCCCAAAGTGCCATGACAAAAGCAGAAACAGTCACTGACAAAGCAGCTGCCAATGATCAAGTATCTTCAGCCCTTAATGGTTTATTACGTCTCCAAGTCAGCTATCCTGATATCAAAGCAGACAAACAATTTACACAGTTAGCTGATGAATTGGCTGGTACAGAAAACCGGATTGCTGTTGCACGGACACGTTATAATGATGTCGTTAAAACTTATAATAATAAAGTAACTTTGTTCCCAACATCTATCGTCGCAGGCATGCGTGGTGCCACTAAAAAAGACTTCTTCAAAGCTAGTGAGTCTGCTAAAAATACACCTTCTGTTGACTTCGGTAATGACAAGAAATAA
- a CDS encoding ABC transporter substrate-binding protein: MKRLVYFIGGIIAIIALLGGLSVKLSADKGSSGINNQLTIYNWGDYIDDALLRQFEKETGYKVNYVTFDSNEAMYTKVKQGGTTYDIAIPSEYMIDKMKSEKLLYPLDYSKIKGLKNIDPKFLDQPFDRENKYSVPYFWGTLGIVYNDKLVKTPPAHWKDLWSSDYKDNLMLIDGAREIIGMGLNEQGSSLNSKDMGQLNQAYDRLKDLTPNIKAVVADEIKQYMINNEAAVAVTFSGEASEMVSQNKDLHYVVPSEGSNLWFDNIVIPKTAKNFTAAYAFINFMLNPKHAAQNAEYVGYATPNAAAKKLLPKDILDDKAFYPSDQAMKNLEVYKNLGPEYLGIYNDLFLSIKMYRK; encoded by the coding sequence ATGAAGAGATTAGTCTACTTTATCGGTGGTATCATTGCCATCATTGCCTTGTTAGGCGGCTTGTCCGTGAAACTCTCAGCAGATAAAGGTAGCTCGGGTATCAATAACCAATTGACCATCTATAACTGGGGAGATTACATAGACGACGCACTATTGCGTCAGTTTGAAAAAGAGACAGGCTACAAGGTCAACTATGTGACATTTGACTCAAATGAAGCCATGTATACCAAAGTCAAACAGGGTGGTACAACCTATGATATCGCCATTCCCAGTGAGTATATGATCGATAAGATGAAATCCGAGAAACTCCTTTATCCACTGGACTACAGTAAAATAAAAGGGCTGAAAAATATTGACCCTAAATTCTTAGATCAGCCATTTGACCGAGAAAACAAGTATTCGGTCCCATATTTCTGGGGAACACTAGGGATTGTTTACAACGATAAGCTGGTCAAAACGCCACCAGCGCATTGGAAAGACCTGTGGTCATCAGACTACAAGGATAATCTGATGCTAATCGATGGGGCGCGTGAAATAATTGGCATGGGTCTAAATGAACAGGGCAGTAGTCTGAATAGCAAGGATATGGGTCAGCTGAATCAGGCTTATGATCGCCTCAAGGACTTGACACCAAACATTAAGGCAGTCGTTGCTGATGAAATCAAGCAGTACATGATTAATAATGAGGCAGCAGTTGCGGTTACTTTTTCTGGAGAAGCCTCTGAGATGGTCAGCCAAAACAAGGACTTGCACTATGTGGTGCCCAGCGAAGGCTCAAATCTGTGGTTTGATAATATCGTCATTCCCAAAACAGCTAAAAATTTCACGGCCGCTTATGCCTTTATCAATTTCATGTTAAATCCCAAGCATGCCGCTCAAAATGCTGAGTATGTTGGCTATGCAACGCCTAATGCAGCAGCTAAAAAATTACTACCAAAAGACATCCTGGATGATAAGGCATTTTATCCGAGTGATCAAGCAATGAAAAATTTGGAAGTCTATAAAAATTTAGGACCAGAATACTTAGGTATTTATAATGACTTATTTTTGTCGATCAAGATGTATCGGAAATAA
- the rlmD gene encoding 23S rRNA (uracil(1939)-C(5))-methyltransferase RlmD: MTNFNKNDIFEAEVIDLTHEGAGVVKVDGYPFFVENALPGEKIEMRVLKTGKKFGFGKVETYLSQSEHRVSDINLDYLRTGIADFGHLAYSEQLKFKRKQISELLRKTAGKVDFPVLETIPSPETLAYRNKASIPVRAINGVVETGFFRKHTHSLVPVESFYIQNPEIDTIVLAVRDLIRKYSLKAYNERENTGFIRNIVVRQAHATGELMVIFVTRKAAFFKVENLLTELTTAFPAIKSVMQNVNTSTGNTIFGTDWKILYGQDFITDRMLGRDYQISAPSFYQVNTAAAEVLYQTAISFAVLKADDVVIDAYSGIGTIGLSFADKVKHVYGVEVVEAAVTNAKKNAALNDITNVTYVTAKAEKAMSDWLAQGITPNVILVDPPRKGLDETFIDAAAAVSARSIVYISCNAATFARDVVRFEALGYTLDKVQPVDLFPQTHHVELVGLLTKS, from the coding sequence ATGACGAATTTTAATAAAAATGATATTTTTGAAGCAGAAGTAATAGATTTAACGCATGAGGGTGCAGGTGTCGTAAAAGTTGACGGCTATCCCTTTTTTGTAGAGAACGCCCTACCGGGTGAGAAAATTGAGATGCGCGTCCTCAAGACTGGTAAGAAATTTGGTTTTGGTAAGGTTGAGACTTATTTAAGCCAATCTGAGCATCGTGTTAGCGATATTAACTTGGATTATCTCAGAACGGGTATCGCTGATTTTGGTCATCTGGCCTATTCTGAGCAGTTGAAATTTAAGCGTAAGCAAATCAGTGAATTATTACGCAAAACAGCTGGTAAGGTTGATTTTCCAGTACTTGAAACAATACCTAGTCCGGAGACACTTGCTTATCGAAACAAAGCCAGTATCCCTGTCCGTGCCATTAATGGTGTTGTTGAAACAGGATTCTTCCGTAAACATACACATAGTTTAGTGCCGGTTGAAAGCTTTTATATTCAAAACCCTGAGATTGATACAATCGTCCTTGCGGTGCGTGATTTAATCAGAAAATATAGCTTAAAAGCCTATAACGAAAGAGAAAATACTGGGTTCATCCGCAATATCGTTGTCCGCCAGGCACATGCTACAGGTGAACTCATGGTCATTTTTGTGACGAGAAAAGCAGCCTTCTTCAAGGTAGAGAATCTCTTAACTGAGTTGACAACGGCTTTCCCAGCCATCAAATCAGTCATGCAAAATGTCAATACATCAACTGGTAATACGATTTTTGGCACTGACTGGAAAATTCTTTACGGACAAGACTTCATTACAGATCGCATGTTAGGCCGTGACTATCAAATTTCAGCGCCGTCATTTTATCAAGTCAATACAGCAGCAGCAGAAGTCTTATACCAAACAGCGATCTCATTTGCTGTTTTAAAAGCGGATGACGTCGTGATCGATGCCTATTCTGGAATCGGTACGATCGGTCTGTCTTTTGCGGATAAGGTCAAACACGTCTATGGGGTTGAGGTTGTCGAGGCAGCTGTCACAAACGCTAAGAAGAACGCTGCACTAAATGACATCACAAACGTGACCTATGTGACTGCCAAGGCTGAGAAGGCCATGAGCGACTGGCTAGCGCAAGGCATCACGCCTAACGTCATCTTAGTCGATCCGCCGCGTAAAGGCCTAGATGAGACCTTTATCGATGCAGCAGCCGCTGTCAGCGCACGTAGCATCGTCTATATCTCATGTAATGCTGCAACCTTTGCAAGAGATGTCGTCCGCTTTGAAGCGCTCGGCTATACATTAGATAAAGTACAACCAGTTGACTTGTTCCCGCAGACGCATCATGTGGAGTTGGTTGGGTTATTGACGAAAAGCTAA
- a CDS encoding dTDP-4-dehydrorhamnose 3,5-epimerase family protein, translating into MTLHIDPLSAQAGKIAGLQVIHSKMVTDDRGTVRELYRETSYTAFLPDTVTAWRQVNLTRTKRGAVRGLHGEAMAKLVTVAHGSAFGVYVDTRPDSPTIGAVVTVNLIPGVQVFVPQGVCNGFQALDDDTEYLYFFDNEWQPGMSGVALTPLDTELGIDWPITLDASNLDQVSEKDAKAPTLKAILDLQTKEA; encoded by the coding sequence ATGACTTTACATATTGACCCTTTATCAGCACAAGCTGGAAAAATAGCTGGCTTACAAGTGATTCACTCCAAAATGGTGACGGATGATCGTGGCACCGTGCGAGAACTTTACCGGGAGACGAGTTATACCGCTTTCTTACCTGATACTGTAACAGCATGGCGTCAAGTGAATTTAACACGTACTAAGCGTGGTGCGGTACGTGGTCTTCATGGTGAGGCCATGGCCAAATTAGTCACTGTGGCCCATGGGTCAGCCTTTGGTGTTTACGTGGATACTAGACCCGATAGTCCAACGATTGGTGCAGTGGTCACAGTCAACTTGATACCTGGTGTTCAAGTCTTTGTGCCACAAGGTGTCTGTAATGGTTTTCAAGCACTTGATGACGACACAGAATATCTTTACTTTTTTGATAATGAGTGGCAGCCTGGTATGTCAGGTGTTGCCTTAACACCCCTTGATACTGAACTTGGTATAGATTGGCCTATCACCCTCGATGCAAGCAATTTAGATCAAGTATCTGAAAAAGATGCCAAGGCACCGACACTTAAGGCAATACTTGACTTGCAAACTAAAGAAGCCTGA
- a CDS encoding NAD(+) diphosphatase — MSYCMVCGSKLDSQYLENEGDIPYCPDCASFRFPIFNTAVSMIVLNHQLDKVLLIQQYQKKAYILVAGYINKGENAEAAVSREIAEEVGLSVSQVQANHSEYYAPSNTLMLNYVCVASQESVTLTDEVDAAKWFPLAEARQAIKANSLAKRFLESFLDKHELGVAQVKGGIK; from the coding sequence ATGAGTTATTGTATGGTGTGTGGTAGTAAACTTGACAGCCAGTATTTGGAAAATGAAGGGGATATTCCCTATTGTCCGGATTGTGCTAGTTTTCGTTTTCCGATCTTTAATACGGCAGTTAGTATGATTGTGCTAAATCATCAGTTAGATAAGGTGCTCCTGATTCAGCAGTATCAGAAAAAAGCCTATATTTTAGTTGCGGGTTACATTAATAAGGGTGAGAATGCAGAAGCAGCGGTCAGTAGAGAAATTGCTGAAGAAGTCGGTCTCTCTGTCTCACAGGTTCAAGCCAATCACTCTGAATACTATGCACCATCCAATACACTCATGCTAAATTATGTTTGTGTTGCGTCACAAGAATCTGTTACCTTGACTGATGAAGTTGATGCCGCCAAATGGTTCCCACTAGCAGAAGCCAGACAAGCAATCAAAGCCAATAGTCTAGCAAAACGATTTCTGGAATCATTTTTAGATAAACACGAATTGGGTGTTGCGCAAGTGAAAGGTGGCATCAAATGA
- a CDS encoding RpiB/LacA/LacB family sugar-phosphate isomerase, producing the protein MRIGFALASSLAAKQDMLYALIQDVSSEYGHTVILLDTQCDNLDYIDVAISCGTALYRKEVDFILTGCSSGLGMQLACNYVPGIICGYGTSEIEATLFARINQGNAFSYPFALNWGWASEVVYRSVLHALFKGLTQAPYPQAEAERKQQATDKLKWLKKTSQLDFEDFINAYNTKDAK; encoded by the coding sequence ATGAGGATAGGGTTTGCTCTCGCAAGTTCTTTAGCAGCTAAACAGGACATGCTCTATGCGCTAATTCAAGACGTGTCAAGTGAATATGGACATACGGTGATCTTATTAGATACGCAATGTGATAACTTAGACTATATAGATGTCGCCATCTCTTGCGGTACTGCACTTTATCGTAAAGAGGTAGACTTTATTTTAACGGGCTGTAGTTCAGGGCTAGGCATGCAACTTGCTTGCAATTATGTGCCAGGTATCATCTGCGGCTACGGGACAAGTGAAATCGAGGCGACTTTATTTGCCAGAATTAATCAGGGGAATGCCTTTTCCTATCCCTTTGCCTTAAACTGGGGATGGGCATCTGAGGTAGTTTATCGGTCGGTCTTACATGCCCTGTTTAAAGGCCTAACACAAGCACCTTATCCTCAGGCAGAAGCAGAAAGAAAGCAGCAAGCAACTGATAAATTAAAGTGGTTAAAAAAAACGTCACAGCTTGATTTTGAGGATTTTATTAATGCCTATAATACTAAAGATGCTAAATAG